In Cyprinus carpio isolate SPL01 unplaced genomic scaffold, ASM1834038v1 S000006169, whole genome shotgun sequence, the following are encoded in one genomic region:
- the LOC122134651 gene encoding 4-galactosyl-N-acetylglucosaminide 3-alpha-L-fucosyltransferase 9-like, with the protein MMSSANGSSQCRLGVVVTLASVISLSIMFSRFSPSHNCPPPLPKPKLNSEQNCAKATTAKSNNSVTEKAEEKPIVLLWVWPENYRFEFSDCKKFYNIDNCHLTDDRALYNDADDVIIFHKAISWDLSNLPPSPRPPFQRWIWMHLESPTNTKRIPGLENLFNLTLSYRQDADIPVRMRLMTRKKPNEDFVIPKKDKLVCWIVSNNSPSTGVNTRNIFYREFSKYIQVTLFGRAYAKFMDYNDYYPTMASCKFYLAFENSIHKDYLTEKIKGRLMAGTVPVVLGPPRRNYEIFVPAESFIHVNDFPDAKSLVEYLLHLDKDEDAYRKYFNWRKHLTPSPHLILQTQEFILPICSACDHVARRGEYKEAHDLYDWYFN; encoded by the coding sequence ATGATGTCAAGCGCAAATGGCTCGTCGCAGTGTCGTCTGGGTGTAGTAGTGACATTGGCAAGTGTCATCTCTTTGAGCATCATGTTTTCCCGGTTCTCACCTTCACACAACTGTCCACCGCCACTTCCTAAACCCAAACTAAACTCAGAACAAAACTGTGCAAAAGCAACAACTGCCAAGAGCAACAACTCTGTAACTGAGAAGGCAGAGGAGAAACCTATAGTTCTGTTATGGGTCTGGCCTGAAAATTATAGGTTTGAGTTCAGTGACTGCAAAAAGTTTTACAATATTGATAATTGTCATCTGACGGATGATAGAGCTCTCTACAATGATGCAGATGATGTGATCATTTTTCATAAAGCCATCAGCTGGGATCTGTCCAACCTTCCTCCATCTCCTCGTCCTCCGTTCCAGAGGTGGATTTGGATGCATTTGGAATCACCAACCAACACCAAAAGGATACCAGGTCTGGAAAACCTGTTCAATCTCACTCTCAGCTACAGACAGGATGCTGATATTCCTGTACGGATGCGCTTGATGACCAGGAAGAAACCTAATGAGGATTTTGTGATTCCCAAAAAGGACAAACTGGTGTGTTGGATTGTAAGTAACAATAGTCCCTCAACTGGTGTCAACACAAGGAACATTTTTTACAGAGAATTCAGCAAATACATACAAGTGACTTTGTTCGGAAGGGCCTATGCAAAGTTCATGGATTATAATGATTACTATCCAACCATGGCCAGCTGCAAATTTTACCTTGCCTTTGAGAACTCCATTCACAAGGACTACCTCACCGAGAAGATAAAGGGGCGGCTCATGGCAGGTACCGTCCCTGTGGTGTTGGGTCCTCCGAGAAGAAACTATGAAATCTTTGTTCCTGCTGAGTCCTTCATTCATGTGAATGACTTCCCAGATGCAAAGTCACTAGTCGAATATCTGCTTCATCTGGACAAGGATGAAGATGCATATCGCAAGTACTTTAACTGGAGGAAACATCTCACTCCAAGTCCTCATTTAATATTACAGACACAAGAGTTTATTCTGCCTATTTGCTCTGCCTGTGACCATGTAGCACGACGCGGGGAATATAAAGAAGCTCATGATCTCTATGATTGGTACTTCAATTAA